A section of the Humulus lupulus chromosome 2, drHumLupu1.1, whole genome shotgun sequence genome encodes:
- the LOC133815232 gene encoding transcriptional regulator SUPERMAN: protein MESEKQGSDTTSSSEENDHGGVVVLSRAGDESGGGSGGAKRSYECTYCKRGFTNAQALGGHMNIHRKDRAKAKQNTTTTTSTSSNNIYHNHHEVEIMGLAGSPFTTPFSTHSAAAWTTYQQPPSAHHHQSINNMYYQPSHHHVYGDSNINYGHYNNNNNEIGSRSSMADHDHDSSLGMNEDVLGANLSLRMSSGSSYLDDRRMSSGEDVDLELRLGHGHGHD from the coding sequence ATGGAATCTGAGAAACAAGGCTCTGACACAACGTCATCAAGTGAAGAAAACGACCACGGCGGAGTAGTGGTACTCAGCCGGGCAGGCGACGAATCCGGAGGAGGCAGCGGCGGCGCCAAGCGGAGCTACGAGTGCACGTATTGCAAGCGCGGCTTCACCAACGCTCAAGCCCTAGGTGGCCACATGAATATCCACCGTAAAGACCGAGCCAAGGCCAAGCAaaacactactactactactagtacttcTTCGAATAATATTTACCATAATCATCACGAGGTTGAAATAATGGGTTTGGCTGGTTCTCCCTTTACGACGCCGTTTTCAACCCACTCCGCCGCGGCCTGGACGACGTACCAGCAGCCACCCTCGGCTCATCATCATCAGAGTATTAATAATATGTATTATCAGCCAAGTCATCATCATGTATATGGTGATTCTAATATCAATTAtggtcattataataataataataatgagattGGTTCGAGGTCATCAATGGCTGATCATGATCATGATTCTTCTTTGGGTATGAATGAAGATGTTCTTGGTGCAAATTTGAGCCTGCGGATGAGTTCTGGTTCGTCCTATTTGGATGATCGGAGGATGAGTAGCGGTGAAGATGTTGATTTggagcttcgacttggccatggCCATGGCCATGATTAA